Proteins co-encoded in one bacterium genomic window:
- the dusB gene encoding tRNA dihydrouridine synthase DusB: MKSIHDIFTRTHAALAPLAGVTDSVYRRICAKYGARPVMTEMISSDGYVRSKPGDKTARFLRFHESERPVGFQFFGADPSYMAEAVRRAQELGPDFIDINAGCPVKKVIARGAGSALMRNPDLLRAVVGAVTAVSRVPVTVKIRSGWDNGSINAVEVAQVCEDAGAQGIIVHPRTRSQGFGGDADWGVIRAVKEKVSVPVIGSGDIRTPADALRMLGETGADSVMIGRAALGNPWIFRDVAAVLGGGEAAGIPDIAERLTVALRQLDVLSEEVSERFAVLNMRKFFGWYSRGVHDGARFRQEVFRAGTADEVRRTVAAFLESLEKMVTIDHTHTEVVES, from the coding sequence ATGAAATCGATACATGACATATTCACCCGGACCCATGCCGCGCTCGCCCCGCTCGCCGGTGTAACCGACTCCGTGTACCGGCGCATCTGCGCCAAATACGGTGCACGGCCGGTCATGACCGAGATGATATCCTCCGATGGATACGTTCGCAGCAAGCCGGGGGACAAGACCGCGCGGTTTCTCAGATTCCATGAATCCGAACGTCCCGTCGGATTCCAGTTTTTCGGCGCCGATCCGTCATATATGGCCGAGGCGGTTCGACGGGCTCAGGAGCTCGGGCCTGATTTTATCGATATAAACGCCGGATGTCCGGTGAAAAAAGTGATCGCCCGGGGCGCAGGCTCCGCTCTGATGCGGAATCCCGATCTTCTCCGCGCCGTCGTCGGGGCGGTAACCGCGGTTTCGCGTGTCCCCGTAACGGTGAAGATACGGTCGGGCTGGGATAACGGAAGCATCAACGCGGTGGAAGTTGCGCAGGTCTGCGAGGACGCCGGAGCACAGGGAATTATCGTGCATCCGAGGACCCGAAGCCAGGGATTTGGCGGCGATGCTGACTGGGGAGTCATCAGGGCCGTGAAGGAAAAGGTCTCCGTCCCCGTGATCGGTTCCGGGGATATCAGGACACCGGCCGATGCCCTGCGCATGCTCGGGGAAACGGGCGCCGATTCGGTCATGATCGGAAGGGCTGCGCTCGGGAATCCATGGATTTTCCGCGATGTCGCCGCGGTGCTTGGTGGCGGTGAAGCAGCCGGTATTCCGGATATCGCGGAACGGCTCACCGTGGCGCTCCGTCAGCTCGATGTGCTCTCGGAAGAAGTGAGCGAGCGGTTCGCCGTTCTCAACATGCGGAAATTTTTCGGGTGGTACTCGCGGGGGGTTCATGACGGCGCGCGGTTCCGTCAGGAGGTTTTCCGCGCCGGAACAGCGGACGAGGTCAGGCGGACTGT